One genomic window of Arachis hypogaea cultivar Tifrunner chromosome 8, arahy.Tifrunner.gnm2.J5K5, whole genome shotgun sequence includes the following:
- the LOC140174684 gene encoding protein FAR1-RELATED SEQUENCE 5-like, which produces MRVKRITTAGCKARMYVMLDRQNDNWLVSKLELKHTHTCSAEQAVHYSEYRELTMHANCVIKNHDEAGIWPNKTYLALANEVGGSSKLGYSEEDVWNYITRNLRCADVNEDVKEMISYFMRMRDINPNFFYAVDVDETNKFKSALWVDTRCRTSYEYFGDVVSFNITHGLPFASFVGFNHHSKPTLLGCAMLSNEEIPSFEWVFKNWLNCMGNPPQAIIMDQCKSMFDAIKNVFPNTRHR; this is translated from the exons ATGCGAGTAAAGAGAATAACAACAGCTGGGTGCAAAGCAAGGATGTACGTGATGCTTGATAGGCAGAATGATAATTGGTTGGTGTCTAAATTAGAATTGAAGCACACCCACACGTGTTCTGCCGAGCAAGCTGTGCATTATAGTGAGTACAGGGAACTGACCATGCATGCCAATTGTGTGATTAAGAACCACGATGAGGCTGGCATATGGCCTAACAAGACTTATCTCGCACTGGCGAATGAGGTTGGTGGGTCATCAAAGTTGGGTTACTCAGAAGAGGATGTTTGGAACTACATAACGAGAAATTTGCGCTGTGCTGACGTAAACGAAGATGTGAAGGAAATGATTAGCTATTTCATGCGAATGAGAGATATAAACCCGAATTTCTTCTATGCAGTTGATGTGGACGAAACTAACAAGTTTAAGAGTGCGCTATGGGTAGATACAAGATGCAGGACATCATATGAATATTTTGGAGATGTGGTATCGTTTAATATAAC GCATGGACTTCCGTTTGCATCTTTCGTTGGTTTCAACCATCATAGCAAGCCCACTCTACTTGGATGTGCTATGTTGAGTAATGAGGAAATTCCTAGTTTTGAGTGGGTCTTTAAAAACTGGTTGAATTGCATGGGAAATCCCCCACAGGCCATCATCATGGACCAGTGCAAATCCATGTTTGACGCTATTAAGAATGTTTTCCCAAATACTAGACACCGATGA